In a single window of the Campylobacter iguaniorum genome:
- a CDS encoding RidA family protein — translation MDYPKAIGPYSAYRVAGNLVFCSGQIPLEPNTGKIAKDINAQAHQALKNVGGLLKEVGLSYENVVKTTVFLADIADFNAVNEIYGEYFKEPYPARSAVAVKDLPKGVKIEVEVIASK, via the coding sequence ATGGATTATCCAAAGGCAATCGGACCATATAGCGCTTATAGAGTTGCTGGAAATTTAGTATTTTGTAGCGGTCAAATTCCATTAGAGCCAAACACAGGCAAAATCGCAAAAGACATAAACGCTCAAGCTCATCAAGCTTTAAAAAACGTCGGCGGACTTCTAAAAGAAGTAGGGCTTAGCTATGAAAATGTAGTCAAAACAACTGTATTTTTAGCCGACATTGCTGATTTTAATGCAGTAAATGAGATTTACGGCGAATATTTCAAAGAGCCATATCCTGCAAGAAGCGCAGTAGCGGTAAAAGACCTACCAAAAGGCGTGAAAATCGAAGTCGAAGTCATAGCTAGCAAATAA